A DNA window from Paenibacillus sp. HWE-109 contains the following coding sequences:
- a CDS encoding helix-turn-helix transcriptional regulator: protein MFSIMKKRFWYDWILVAIRTLWLVIIASSGFVDPSLIVVSLWIVLSLAFVVYLVPLIILYRKKEWYLTIEVTVTGFFYLYLAYAAPGLLWSFVLLVITIGLTSSRRTYVWTGILSGIVFPVLNGWIAARLPYEFVVSCSLGFAIGFAFNILIQYHKQARIIQEQKLLLEQHIKRIEELTLMEERSRLSHELNDTIGHTLTSLIVGVDSLRSSVPDAQIERIDSLVGIAQLSLVDIRKHLHQLSHTPLNHSLSESLRQLTEDFIKSTGITVKFRVIGSETLVMQKANFCLSRCLQESLTNAVRHGKASLISVQLHFNSQQLRLQIEDNGIGNEEIQFGFGINGMKERLELFHGTVSVHSESGQGTFVICNIPLQTEPVHDAIRLLIVDDQVIITDSLKQILDQHADFNVVGTTGDGREALEHCDRFQPDIVLMDIRMQGMDGIDALLEMKQRWPDMKVVFMTTFEDSLQAATALERGAEGYMLKSTNPQEMKEALKLIYNGGTWIDQSVATRIFEEMKRQREQLEKINSSLENYPYGLTKREMEILEQLSSGLRYKSIATKLFLSEGTIRNYCSTLYSKLGVNNREEAINIARTKNIV from the coding sequence GTGTTCTCCATAATGAAAAAAAGGTTCTGGTATGATTGGATACTTGTGGCTATACGAACACTTTGGCTGGTCATTATCGCAAGCTCTGGTTTTGTCGATCCATCATTGATCGTTGTGTCGCTTTGGATTGTACTTTCTCTTGCTTTCGTCGTTTATCTCGTTCCATTAATCATTCTCTATAGGAAAAAAGAGTGGTACCTCACAATCGAAGTCACGGTAACGGGCTTTTTTTATCTTTATTTAGCATACGCAGCCCCGGGATTGCTTTGGTCTTTTGTTTTACTCGTGATAACTATCGGCTTGACGAGCAGTCGAAGAACCTATGTGTGGACAGGTATCCTTAGCGGAATCGTATTCCCTGTATTGAACGGTTGGATTGCTGCTCGTCTCCCGTATGAGTTTGTCGTTAGCTGCAGCCTTGGTTTTGCCATCGGCTTCGCGTTTAATATATTAATTCAGTACCATAAGCAAGCCCGAATTATTCAAGAGCAAAAGCTGTTGCTGGAGCAGCATATTAAGCGGATTGAGGAACTTACGCTGATGGAGGAGCGCAGCCGGCTGTCCCATGAGCTGAATGACACGATTGGCCATACGCTTACCTCGCTCATCGTCGGCGTCGACTCACTGCGATCGTCCGTACCAGATGCGCAAATAGAGAGGATCGATTCGCTTGTGGGAATCGCCCAACTCAGTCTTGTTGATATCCGAAAGCATCTGCATCAGCTCTCTCATACTCCGTTAAACCATTCGTTAAGTGAATCGCTGCGGCAATTAACTGAAGATTTTATAAAGTCAACGGGTATAACGGTCAAATTCCGTGTGATCGGCAGTGAGACTCTCGTTATGCAAAAAGCAAACTTTTGTCTATCTCGTTGCCTTCAAGAGTCTCTAACCAACGCGGTTCGACACGGCAAGGCGAGCTTAATATCCGTTCAGTTGCATTTCAATAGTCAGCAGCTCCGGTTACAGATCGAAGATAACGGCATCGGAAATGAAGAAATCCAGTTTGGATTTGGGATCAATGGAATGAAGGAACGACTTGAGCTATTTCACGGCACGGTGTCCGTGCATTCCGAGTCAGGACAAGGAACTTTCGTCATATGTAATATTCCGTTGCAGACAGAGCCTGTACATGATGCGATCCGCCTTCTGATCGTTGATGACCAGGTGATCATTACCGACAGCTTAAAGCAAATTTTGGATCAGCATGCTGATTTTAACGTCGTTGGTACAACCGGGGACGGCCGTGAAGCATTAGAACATTGTGATCGGTTCCAACCGGATATCGTGCTAATGGATATTCGTATGCAGGGAATGGACGGGATTGACGCTTTACTTGAGATGAAACAACGATGGCCTGATATGAAGGTTGTGTTCATGACAACGTTTGAGGATTCCTTGCAGGCTGCAACTGCATTGGAGCGCGGGGCGGAAGGCTACATGCTGAAGTCGACTAATCCGCAGGAGATGAAGGAAGCCTTGAAACTTATTTATAACGGAGGAACCTGGATCGATCAATCGGTCGCTACGCGAATTTTCGAAGAGATGAAGCGACAACGTGAACAATTGGAGAAGATCAACTCAAGTCTGGAAAACTACCCTTATGGGCTTACGAAACGTGAGATGGAGATTCTGGAGCAACTGTCGAGCGGACTGCGCTACAAATCGATTGCCACCAAGCTATTTTTATCGGAGGGAACGATCCGCAATTACTGCTCGACTCTCTACTCGAAACTCGGCGTCAACAACCGCGAAGAGGCCATAAATATAGCGCGAACGAAAAATATCGTGTAG
- a CDS encoding serine hydrolase domain-containing protein, whose amino-acid sequence MKSFTIQKGTVLALTAILAGTLVFSACGSVNALQNEGSVQSDTEKAKKNKHRDEVERAIDEVVTTKGVPSYIAGGLQNGERWSYAAGTASYEVPRPVESNFSFRIGSISKTFTASVVLQLADEKKLNLDDSVEKWLPGLIKGEGYDANKITIRMLLNHTSGLASYTDLDFRDITLPQNPFRYYSVDELIGMGLSKPAVFAPGKGWNYSNLNTVIAAQIIQMVTGETYAEQIRKRFIIPLGMTGTFVMGNSHEIPGNHATGYNMDRSGHLYDFTEMNQSWANAAGDIVSTTNDLTTFFSALLGGRLLSQELMDQMHTTVDGPMGKVGLGIYEFKTADGQSYWGHAGGTFGYESRAVGSLDGKHILVTAINAVGPAVDPAHNKIINKEFIN is encoded by the coding sequence ATGAAATCATTCACGATTCAAAAAGGGACTGTACTTGCATTAACAGCTATATTGGCGGGTACACTGGTATTTTCTGCTTGTGGATCTGTAAACGCGTTACAGAATGAAGGCTCGGTACAATCGGATACAGAGAAGGCAAAGAAAAACAAACATCGGGATGAAGTAGAACGCGCCATTGATGAGGTGGTAACCACCAAAGGAGTCCCAAGTTACATAGCTGGCGGGCTACAGAACGGGGAACGCTGGTCTTACGCTGCAGGTACAGCCAGTTACGAAGTACCACGCCCGGTAGAGTCCAATTTCTCATTCCGTATTGGAAGCATTTCGAAGACGTTCACCGCCTCCGTTGTATTGCAATTGGCTGACGAGAAAAAATTGAATCTGGATGATTCGGTCGAAAAATGGCTGCCAGGCCTCATAAAAGGTGAAGGGTATGACGCCAACAAAATTACGATTCGTATGTTATTGAATCATACAAGCGGGCTTGCTAGCTATACAGATTTGGATTTCCGAGATATTACTTTGCCTCAAAATCCGTTCCGTTACTATTCCGTCGATGAACTTATCGGAATGGGACTTTCAAAGCCGGCTGTATTTGCGCCAGGGAAGGGCTGGAACTATTCCAACTTGAATACTGTAATAGCCGCTCAAATTATTCAGATGGTAACAGGAGAAACGTATGCGGAGCAGATCAGGAAACGGTTCATCATACCGCTTGGGATGACAGGAACATTTGTGATGGGAAATAGTCATGAAATTCCGGGTAATCATGCCACAGGATATAATATGGACAGATCGGGTCATTTGTACGATTTTACAGAAATGAATCAATCATGGGCAAATGCAGCCGGAGATATAGTCTCAACAACTAATGATTTGACTACCTTCTTCAGTGCGCTGTTGGGCGGGAGGCTTCTATCTCAAGAGTTGATGGACCAGATGCACACAACAGTAGATGGACCTATGGGTAAAGTCGGACTAGGGATTTATGAATTTAAAACAGCGGACGGGCAATCCTACTGGGGGCATGCCGGCGGTACTTTCGGATATGAATCGAGAGCCGTCGGATCTCTAGACGGGAAGCATATTTTGGTAACGGCCATCAACGCGGTAGGCCCGGCAGTGGATCCGGCTCACAATAAAATAATAAATAAGGAGTTTATCAATTAA